A single Vulcanisaeta distributa DSM 14429 DNA region contains:
- the bchH gene encoding magnesium chelatase subunit H has protein sequence MPKCRILLITRSLMTEGFYEALNEALSGIDDVEFNTIYLESYDIHEVSRQLSAVARPDIALLSLMGDHPELLNYLGNWLREAPVVITLSTGLETVMLTRIHNYKMGDYLIASLSPRNGPTQSINYFDPKTVSHVLHEMSKSLPNPVSRHLKNWALLIDYWRNWRRENIINMVRLVLREYCGIEAPAPRPPIELGDYWIEDDEGNVYHGINELMMRRRLKAPFIVLLAYSGQSYDKARKVITHIMRGRADVVPLLSNYGYTLRGLRELLSSASVGAILNLQWFRLVRNREDSDVLPKFNVPVMSPVVMYGRDADAWVRDPTGLSPIEVIYAVAMPEVDGAIEPIPIAGLVNRNGVKAMEVIQDRVDRVLSRADRWLTLRQKPNADKRIAIIIYNYPPGEENIGRASYLDTLKSVEVLLRRLSEEGFRVKPVTADTIKEFFVRNPNSGRWSAGANYVLVDRATYMNLFSKLRPELRERIIKQWGEPPGNVMTRNGGLALPVLDLGNVVIVLQPSRGWHEDPSRIYHDSELYPHHQYVALYRWLEEVWHADAVIHVGTHGTLEFLPGKQVGLSSSCPPDALLGNLPNVYIYHVVVVGEGTIAKRRSYAVLISHLSPRITEAGLNNELKRLRDLIDEYREANVIDKPRASAVLKSIESIAGKYGLEVKDLEALYDELMRMERSAMPYGLRVLGVELSDDEVVDYLTLALRRDRGVVKSLHRLLAEAMGYDYDDLLEHPGKYANILRSIDKGVRRIVRALIVGGVDSAIKVAEEYGIKGDDAKAVLNYARDVVERLRLSPKLELKNVIRALNGEYIPAGVGGDYVMDSDVLPAGRNFYALDPLKIPSESALELGARIAEESIKRYLEQYGRYPEAVGIVVWGGQESRTRGVSIGQALRYLGVKLIHRPGSWDPRLEVIPIKDLGRPRIDVVVTMSGVFRDMFPHLISLINKAVRLVAGLDEPVDVNYVRKHYLELRNRYGEASLVRTFSERPGDYGNKVNHLVETSRWRADTDIASVYTMYMGFGYDGDMRGMNSNELKDLFKALLSRVDVTSQVQSSVDYSIIDIDDYYAYLGGLSKSVEVYSGKRPLVLYTDLTQDRPRMMNVRDAVGFYVRTRLLNPKWIEGMRRHGYMGAQNISKRVEYVLGLAATMNAVDDWVWDRVAETYVFSDEMRRWFIEVNPYALEQIIKRLYEAYERGLWHTSEDVIRKLRDIYAELEGVLEGVG, from the coding sequence ATGCCAAAATGCCGTATACTGTTGATTACCAGGTCTTTAATGACTGAGGGATTTTATGAGGCATTAAACGAAGCATTAAGCGGAATCGATGATGTGGAATTTAACACAATTTACCTGGAGAGTTACGACATACATGAGGTTTCGAGGCAGTTATCCGCCGTGGCAAGGCCAGACATAGCGCTGCTAAGCCTAATGGGTGATCACCCAGAGCTGTTGAATTACCTAGGGAACTGGTTGCGCGAGGCGCCTGTCGTCATTACATTAAGCACTGGCCTAGAAACCGTAATGCTTACAAGAATTCACAATTATAAAATGGGGGATTACCTAATCGCCTCGTTATCTCCACGTAATGGCCCCACCCAGTCTATTAATTACTTCGACCCGAAAACCGTTTCCCACGTGCTTCATGAAATGTCTAAATCCCTTCCTAACCCTGTATCACGCCACCTTAAGAATTGGGCATTACTGATTGATTACTGGAGAAATTGGCGTAGGGAGAATATAATTAATATGGTACGGCTAGTACTCAGGGAATACTGCGGTATTGAGGCGCCAGCGCCGAGGCCGCCCATCGAGTTGGGGGATTACTGGATTGAGGATGATGAGGGCAACGTATATCACGGAATTAATGAACTCATGATGCGTAGGAGGTTAAAGGCGCCGTTCATAGTATTGTTAGCCTACTCGGGGCAATCGTACGATAAGGCCAGGAAGGTGATTACCCACATAATGAGGGGTAGGGCCGATGTAGTCCCGCTCCTCTCCAATTACGGCTACACACTGAGGGGCCTAAGGGAGTTGCTTAGCAGTGCGAGCGTTGGGGCTATACTCAACTTACAGTGGTTTAGGTTGGTTAGAAACCGTGAGGATTCCGACGTATTGCCTAAGTTCAACGTCCCCGTTATGAGCCCCGTGGTCATGTATGGTAGGGACGCTGACGCATGGGTTAGGGACCCAACGGGGCTCAGCCCAATCGAGGTCATATACGCCGTGGCCATGCCTGAGGTCGACGGCGCCATAGAGCCCATCCCAATAGCGGGCCTTGTCAATAGAAACGGTGTTAAGGCTATGGAGGTAATCCAGGACAGGGTTGATAGGGTGCTCAGCAGGGCTGATAGGTGGTTAACCCTTAGGCAAAAGCCCAATGCCGATAAGAGGATCGCTATCATAATATATAATTACCCACCTGGCGAGGAGAACATAGGTAGGGCTTCATACCTCGACACGCTTAAGTCAGTTGAAGTATTACTGAGGAGGTTGTCGGAGGAGGGATTTAGAGTTAAGCCCGTCACTGCCGATACCATTAAGGAGTTCTTCGTGAGAAACCCAAACTCAGGCAGGTGGTCGGCCGGCGCCAATTATGTACTGGTCGATAGGGCTACGTACATGAACCTATTCAGTAAATTAAGGCCGGAGCTTAGGGAGAGGATCATTAAGCAGTGGGGTGAGCCCCCTGGCAATGTTATGACTAGGAATGGAGGCCTTGCACTGCCAGTGCTTGACTTAGGTAATGTAGTGATTGTATTGCAACCAAGCAGGGGCTGGCATGAGGATCCCAGCAGGATTTACCATGACTCAGAACTATACCCACATCACCAATACGTCGCACTGTACAGGTGGCTTGAGGAGGTTTGGCATGCGGATGCCGTTATCCATGTTGGGACTCACGGCACGCTCGAGTTCCTCCCAGGTAAGCAGGTCGGTCTGTCTTCCAGCTGCCCTCCAGACGCACTTCTTGGGAATTTACCAAACGTGTACATCTACCACGTGGTCGTCGTTGGCGAGGGCACGATCGCCAAGAGGAGGTCATACGCCGTACTAATTAGCCACCTCTCGCCCAGGATAACCGAGGCGGGCCTCAACAATGAGCTAAAGAGGCTGCGTGACTTGATCGATGAGTACAGAGAGGCGAACGTTATCGACAAGCCCAGGGCAAGCGCGGTGCTCAAGTCCATAGAGAGCATTGCGGGTAAGTATGGGTTGGAGGTGAAAGACCTCGAAGCCCTTTATGATGAGCTTATGAGGATGGAGCGCTCGGCAATGCCGTACGGGTTGAGGGTCCTCGGCGTGGAGTTGAGCGATGATGAGGTCGTTGATTACCTAACGCTGGCGTTAAGGCGTGATAGGGGCGTTGTTAAGTCACTACATAGGCTCCTGGCCGAGGCAATGGGGTACGACTATGATGACTTACTCGAGCATCCAGGTAAGTATGCGAATATCCTAAGGTCAATAGACAAGGGGGTTAGGAGGATTGTCAGAGCATTGATTGTGGGTGGCGTTGATTCAGCAATTAAGGTGGCGGAGGAATATGGTATTAAGGGCGATGATGCCAAGGCCGTGCTGAATTACGCGCGTGATGTGGTAGAGAGGTTAAGGCTATCGCCTAAGCTTGAGCTTAAGAACGTAATTAGGGCGTTGAATGGGGAGTATATACCGGCCGGTGTCGGTGGTGATTACGTGATGGACTCCGACGTCCTACCCGCCGGGAGGAACTTCTACGCGCTCGACCCACTTAAGATACCCAGCGAATCGGCGCTTGAGTTGGGTGCGAGGATTGCCGAGGAGAGTATTAAGAGGTACCTGGAGCAGTATGGTAGGTATCCTGAGGCTGTCGGCATTGTTGTTTGGGGAGGCCAGGAGTCGAGGACTAGAGGGGTCAGTATTGGGCAGGCATTGCGTTACCTCGGTGTTAAGCTTATTCATAGGCCAGGTAGTTGGGACCCCAGGTTGGAGGTAATACCTATTAAGGACCTCGGTAGGCCCAGGATAGACGTTGTTGTGACAATGAGCGGCGTGTTCAGGGACATGTTCCCGCACTTAATCTCGCTCATTAATAAGGCAGTTAGACTAGTCGCGGGGTTAGATGAGCCGGTGGATGTGAATTACGTCCGTAAGCACTACCTTGAGTTAAGGAATAGGTATGGTGAGGCCTCGTTAGTAAGGACGTTCAGCGAGAGGCCTGGTGACTACGGGAATAAGGTTAATCACCTAGTAGAGACGTCGAGGTGGAGGGCGGATACAGACATCGCCAGTGTTTATACCATGTACATGGGCTTTGGTTATGACGGTGACATGCGCGGTATGAACTCGAACGAGCTCAAGGACCTATTTAAGGCATTACTGAGTAGGGTGGATGTCACTAGTCAGGTTCAGTCCAGCGTTGATTACTCAATAATCGACATAGACGACTACTACGCATACCTAGGCGGCCTATCAAAGTCCGTCGAGGTATACTCAGGTAAGAGGCCCTTAGTTCTCTACACGGACCTAACCCAGGACAGACCTAGGATGATGAACGTTAGAGATGCCGTTGGGTTCTACGTGAGGACCAGGTTACTCAATCCAAAGTGGATTGAGGGTATGAGGAGGCACGGCTACATGGGCGCCCAGAACATTTCGAAGCGTGTTGAGTATGTCCTCGGCCTGGCCGCGACTATGAATGCGGTGGATGATTGGGTTTGGGATAGGGTTGCGGAGACGTACGTGTTTAGTGATGAGATGAGGAGGTGGTTTATTGAGGTTAATCCATACGCATTAGAGCAAATCATCAAGAGACTGTATGAGGCGTATGAAAGGGGGTTGTGGCATACGTCGGAGGACGTCATACGTAAATTAAGGGATATATACGCTGAATTGGAGGGTGTGTTGGAGGGTGTTGGTTAG
- a CDS encoding ATP-binding protein, producing the protein MSRRVTFPFPAIVGLDKAKSALLAVAVNPLIGGVLLRGDKGTGKTTLVRSFADVLPEVEVVADCPFNCDPRDPQLMCDSCYARYQRGERLPVAIKKMRVIDLPLSITVDRLVGTLDIKRAITEGVRALQPGLLAEANRNILYIDEVNLLDDYIIDILLDAAAYGWNVVEREGVSVKHPARFILVASMNPEEGELRPQLLDRFGLIVDVEAPRDPEVRAEIVRRVEEFNRDPEGFYRRWEPEIKKIREEIRKARELVKRVEMPDDLLKTLVETIIKLDIRTSRAEIVTTRTAKALAALEGRTRVTMEDLQRAMELALPHRLKARPFERPKPPILPQPLINDNNTRNEQPGQTPNQRGGMLRDGMSTAQDEHSNAGTGGNVGGVDGNSRRYGVASVGIPVEFRKEFIHAGSHGLGSRSSFRRIVGQPHGIPYMYLPISNKEGSADVDLTASIVHAALRGAGLPIKVDWGDLMVRVRRVRAPRISLIVLDASGSMNFMRRIEVAKGLVRRIAEESYVKRSYVGLISFRGRGVDVIIEPTRNYWQVLSTLEGLPSGGATPLSAALACAVDLIKRLGLKLRGDYWVYVITDGKANVPLMKDVREELESFMVELSRLAKVVIYDTRPQLIYDPSITYIDVLSKYAVDTVRVGD; encoded by the coding sequence ATGAGCCGTCGTGTTACCTTTCCGTTCCCCGCCATCGTGGGGTTGGATAAGGCTAAGTCGGCCCTTCTCGCCGTCGCTGTTAACCCATTAATTGGCGGTGTCCTGCTTAGGGGTGATAAGGGTACTGGGAAGACCACGCTAGTTAGGTCCTTTGCGGATGTGCTGCCTGAGGTTGAGGTGGTGGCCGACTGCCCATTCAATTGCGACCCACGCGATCCGCAACTGATGTGTGACTCATGCTATGCCAGGTACCAGAGGGGTGAGAGGTTGCCGGTGGCGATTAAAAAGATGAGGGTTATTGACCTACCCCTCTCAATAACCGTCGATAGGCTTGTCGGCACGCTGGACATCAAGAGGGCAATAACGGAGGGCGTGAGGGCACTCCAACCTGGCCTTTTAGCTGAGGCTAACAGGAACATCCTATACATTGATGAGGTTAACCTACTCGATGATTACATAATCGACATACTCCTGGACGCAGCCGCCTACGGCTGGAACGTGGTGGAGAGGGAGGGCGTGTCCGTCAAACACCCGGCCAGGTTCATACTAGTGGCCTCCATGAATCCCGAGGAAGGTGAACTCAGGCCTCAACTTCTCGATAGGTTTGGCCTCATCGTAGATGTAGAGGCTCCCAGGGACCCGGAGGTGAGGGCTGAGATTGTTAGGAGGGTTGAGGAATTCAATAGGGACCCCGAGGGCTTTTACAGAAGGTGGGAACCTGAGATTAAGAAGATTAGGGAAGAGATTAGGAAGGCCAGGGAATTGGTGAAAAGGGTTGAGATGCCTGATGACCTACTCAAGACCCTAGTTGAGACTATAATTAAACTGGACATAAGGACGAGTCGCGCCGAGATAGTCACGACAAGGACCGCTAAAGCATTAGCGGCGTTGGAGGGGAGGACTAGGGTCACCATGGAGGATTTACAGAGGGCCATGGAACTTGCACTACCACATAGGCTCAAGGCCCGGCCATTCGAGAGGCCTAAACCACCGATACTCCCTCAACCATTGATTAACGATAATAACACACGGAATGAACAACCAGGGCAAACACCTAACCAGCGAGGTGGCATGTTGAGGGATGGCATGAGCACGGCACAAGATGAACATAGCAATGCAGGTACTGGAGGTAATGTAGGCGGTGTGGACGGTAATTCCAGGAGGTATGGGGTAGCTAGCGTGGGTATTCCAGTGGAGTTTAGGAAGGAGTTCATACACGCTGGAAGCCATGGGCTGGGGTCAAGGTCCTCCTTCAGGAGGATTGTTGGTCAGCCCCACGGTATTCCATACATGTACCTACCAATTAGTAATAAGGAGGGCTCGGCTGATGTTGATTTAACGGCATCGATCGTGCACGCAGCGCTTAGGGGTGCGGGGTTGCCGATTAAGGTTGATTGGGGAGACCTAATGGTTAGGGTTAGGAGGGTTAGGGCCCCGAGGATCTCGCTGATAGTCCTTGACGCCAGCGGTAGTATGAACTTCATGAGAAGGATTGAGGTAGCAAAGGGACTGGTGAGGAGAATAGCCGAGGAGTCTTACGTGAAGAGGAGTTACGTAGGTCTCATAAGTTTCAGAGGCCGTGGCGTGGACGTGATTATCGAACCAACGAGGAATTACTGGCAGGTATTAAGTACTCTAGAGGGGTTACCAAGCGGTGGCGCGACGCCGTTATCTGCGGCACTCGCCTGCGCCGTTGACCTAATTAAGAGGTTGGGCCTTAAGTTGAGGGGTGATTACTGGGTCTACGTCATAACTGACGGTAAGGCCAACGTACCTTTAATGAAGGATGTCAGGGAGGAGCTCGAGAGCTTCATGGTCGAGTTAAGTAGGTTGGCTAAGGTGGTTATTTACGATACAAGGCCGCAGTTGATTTATGACCCATCGATAACGTACATTGACGTACTCAGTAAGTACGCGGTGGATACTGTCAGGGTTGGTGACTAA
- a CDS encoding ABC transporter ATP-binding protein — protein MVMSNDVLEVRNLTCGYERPIIRDVSINAKDGELVALMGPNGAGKSTLIRCILGMAKVFKGFIRINGRDALRMSRREIARLVSYVPQNYVVTYPIEAFHAVLLGRLPYMGLRPSKFDVDVAINAMRRLGIEYLANKMINRLSGGEAQLVHIARAIAQGGVLMLLDEPTSNLDLKHQVMVMEVLSRIAREDGIAVLTAMHDINLALKYADRIYVMHNGRVIAELSPGDVSPSIIEEVYGVKTTVIEHNGRPVVIV, from the coding sequence ATGGTTATGAGTAATGACGTGCTTGAAGTAAGGAATCTTACGTGCGGCTACGAGAGACCGATAATCAGGGACGTAAGCATTAACGCTAAAGATGGAGAATTGGTGGCATTAATGGGGCCCAACGGTGCCGGTAAGTCCACATTAATTAGGTGTATTCTGGGCATGGCTAAGGTCTTCAAGGGCTTCATTAGGATCAACGGTAGGGATGCATTGAGGATGAGTAGACGTGAAATTGCTAGGCTCGTTTCCTACGTACCGCAGAATTACGTAGTCACGTACCCAATCGAGGCATTCCACGCTGTCCTGCTGGGTAGACTGCCGTACATGGGGCTTAGACCAAGCAAGTTCGATGTTGATGTAGCCATTAATGCCATGAGAAGGCTTGGCATTGAATACTTGGCTAATAAGATGATTAATAGGCTTAGTGGTGGCGAAGCCCAACTCGTTCACATAGCTAGGGCCATCGCGCAGGGAGGTGTTTTAATGCTTCTTGATGAACCGACGAGTAACCTAGACCTCAAGCACCAGGTTATGGTAATGGAAGTATTATCGAGGATAGCGCGTGAGGATGGAATTGCAGTATTAACTGCAATGCATGACATAAACCTAGCCCTTAAGTATGCGGATAGGATTTACGTGATGCACAATGGTAGGGTAATCGCTGAATTAAGTCCAGGCGATGTCAGCCCAAGCATTATTGAGGAGGTGTACGGGGTCAAAACCACGGTGATTGAACATAACGGTAGACCGGTGGTGATCGTATGA
- a CDS encoding FecCD family ABC transporter permease, with the protein MVQWMRWGLIMASGLALFPLIILDVVIGAYRVNPIVALKAIIDGIDPVFGVPHDTYLVIWQIRLPETLASLLLGASLASAGAMLQGILRNPLASTYTLGVSAAAGFGAAVAILLGAGYVVRYYLPVITEPYLVIIGAFIAASIAALLVYFLSFIKGASPVTIILAGVAVMFVFSTGTSLIQYFSGNPDVSHAIVMWMLGSVTNVTLNYIPYMSLSLLAIPYYVLISWRLNALNLGDDVAHSLGVNVRNTRLAVMLVTAFQAAAVISFVGLVGFIDLVIPNIMRILIGNDNRYLVPASALMGADVAVLADVVSKALVPPYVIPIGVVLSMIGAPYLLAIVISRGTQYGYE; encoded by the coding sequence GTGGTGCAGTGGATGAGGTGGGGGTTAATAATGGCCAGCGGCTTAGCATTATTTCCGTTAATAATTCTTGATGTGGTGATCGGGGCCTATAGAGTTAATCCCATTGTTGCCTTGAAGGCAATTATTGATGGTATTGACCCCGTATTCGGTGTTCCCCACGATACGTACTTAGTGATATGGCAAATAAGGCTTCCCGAGACTTTAGCATCGCTACTACTTGGCGCGTCACTCGCATCCGCAGGCGCCATGCTGCAGGGTATTCTTAGGAATCCGCTGGCGTCGACCTACACACTCGGCGTCTCCGCAGCCGCGGGCTTTGGGGCTGCCGTGGCCATACTCCTCGGCGCCGGCTACGTCGTTAGGTATTACTTACCCGTGATAACGGAGCCGTACCTAGTAATTATTGGCGCATTTATAGCGGCATCAATAGCAGCACTACTCGTCTACTTCCTATCCTTCATTAAGGGTGCGTCGCCGGTCACGATAATACTGGCCGGCGTAGCCGTGATGTTCGTGTTTAGCACAGGTACTTCGTTAATCCAGTACTTCTCTGGCAATCCAGATGTAAGTCACGCCATCGTCATGTGGATGCTGGGTAGCGTAACTAACGTAACCCTCAACTACATACCCTACATGTCCCTGTCACTACTTGCAATACCATACTACGTACTCATTTCATGGAGACTAAACGCGCTTAATTTAGGCGATGATGTCGCCCATAGCCTCGGTGTTAATGTCAGGAATACGAGACTGGCCGTAATGCTCGTGACGGCATTCCAGGCAGCGGCTGTGATAAGCTTCGTTGGTTTGGTGGGCTTTATCGACTTAGTGATACCAAACATAATGAGGATACTCATTGGTAATGACAATAGGTACCTAGTGCCAGCCTCGGCACTCATGGGTGCTGACGTTGCTGTACTAGCCGACGTGGTCTCAAAGGCCCTAGTGCCGCCATACGTGATACCCATAGGCGTTGTACTTTCAATGATCGGCGCACCATACTTACTGGCCATCGTCATATCAAGGGGGACCCAATATGGTTATGAGTAA
- a CDS encoding ABC transporter substrate-binding protein: protein MSGVMSRMGKVTAALLTIIVVAIALIATITLYEWSAHKSVTRVASYVYYSSPNFEIVSYNGTSITVENYGSNVTMKIPVKRIVADNTVAMQILIDIGAGNTVVGIEGYAKELPWLFGNLTTLPAVSQGMWSWNYEEIINLKPNLVIEWSYGVQTVRGKLSPFGIPVIGYGPQDNLSSFIYLLGLITNHTGNAVKLIDFINNVHQVLQRGLSKVPTRYKAYVIFDYEYSLWFTSGPSGDPYWAAVNAGLQPCFNKSMQVEPSAVLQCNPDVIIAVTWSLNPHSLNTTAYCESIINSIRSNPILNATNAVKYGRVIVIPGYLTEGPPQLIVSLYIASQVYPSAFAGVNATQYLNQYFEEFLRTAEPGGTWWCSG, encoded by the coding sequence ATGTCGGGCGTCATGTCGAGGATGGGTAAGGTAACTGCAGCATTACTCACAATAATAGTGGTGGCAATAGCCCTTATAGCGACAATAACACTGTATGAGTGGAGTGCGCATAAGTCTGTAACCCGAGTCGCCTCTTACGTCTATTACTCATCGCCCAATTTCGAAATCGTTAGTTACAATGGTACCTCCATTACTGTTGAGAATTATGGGTCTAACGTAACCATGAAAATACCCGTCAAGAGAATCGTGGCCGACAACACCGTCGCCATGCAGATACTAATCGATATAGGGGCTGGAAACACGGTGGTGGGTATTGAGGGCTACGCTAAGGAGCTTCCCTGGCTCTTTGGGAACTTAACGACACTACCGGCCGTGAGTCAAGGAATGTGGTCATGGAATTACGAGGAGATAATTAACCTAAAGCCCAACCTAGTCATAGAGTGGAGCTACGGTGTCCAAACAGTAAGAGGTAAGCTAAGCCCATTTGGCATTCCAGTGATTGGTTATGGACCTCAGGATAACCTATCATCATTCATATACCTCCTCGGGCTAATCACCAACCACACTGGCAATGCCGTGAAACTAATCGACTTCATTAACAATGTGCACCAGGTATTGCAGAGGGGCTTGAGTAAAGTTCCCACCAGGTATAAGGCCTACGTAATCTTCGATTACGAATACAGCTTATGGTTCACATCAGGCCCCTCTGGAGACCCGTATTGGGCGGCCGTCAATGCCGGCCTACAGCCATGCTTCAATAAGTCAATGCAGGTTGAGCCTAGTGCCGTGCTCCAATGTAACCCAGACGTCATAATCGCAGTGACGTGGAGTTTAAACCCGCATTCACTGAACACCACGGCCTACTGCGAATCAATAATTAACTCAATAAGGAGCAACCCAATACTCAATGCGACTAATGCCGTTAAGTACGGCAGGGTCATCGTGATACCCGGCTACCTAACCGAGGGGCCGCCGCAGTTAATAGTCTCGTTATACATAGCTAGCCAGGTATACCCTAGCGCCTTCGCTGGCGTTAACGCCACTCAATACCTTAACCAATACTTCGAGGAATTCCTAAGGACTGCCGAACCAGGTGGTACTTGGTGGTGCAGTGGATGA
- the cobM gene encoding precorrin-4 C(11)-methyltransferase, translated as MVGKVVFVGAGPGDPELITVKGMKYLQQADVVIYAGSLVNPEVLRWARPGAEIHNSASMTLEEIVDIMITRAREGKLVVRLKSGDASIYGALLEEIIALREAGIPYEVVPGVTAALAAAAVLGIELTLPKVAQTLIITRASARVPMQGSIKDFAKAMLIGATMAIYTGVHLIDKVVKELREAGVPDDTPVAVVYKATWPDQVIIRGTLSDIAEKVKRARITKDSVIIVGKAADPSILDTPVRSSVYDPRHTHSFRPKPKINSVDTE; from the coding sequence ATGGTTGGGAAGGTGGTCTTCGTTGGGGCCGGGCCTGGTGATCCGGAACTCATTACCGTGAAGGGTATGAAGTACCTGCAGCAGGCCGACGTAGTTATTTACGCGGGCTCCCTGGTAAATCCGGAGGTGCTTAGGTGGGCTAGGCCAGGCGCGGAGATTCATAATAGTGCTTCAATGACGCTTGAGGAGATCGTGGACATAATGATTACCAGGGCCAGGGAGGGTAAGCTGGTGGTTAGGCTTAAGTCGGGTGATGCGAGTATATACGGCGCGCTACTTGAGGAGATCATCGCGCTTAGGGAGGCCGGCATACCGTATGAGGTGGTGCCTGGGGTCACCGCGGCGTTGGCCGCGGCCGCCGTGCTGGGCATTGAGTTAACCCTACCCAAGGTTGCCCAGACCCTAATCATAACCAGGGCCTCGGCTAGGGTGCCGATGCAGGGCTCAATAAAGGACTTCGCCAAGGCAATGCTCATAGGCGCGACGATGGCCATATACACCGGTGTTCACCTAATCGATAAGGTGGTTAAGGAGTTGAGGGAGGCCGGCGTGCCCGATGATACGCCAGTCGCGGTGGTTTACAAGGCGACGTGGCCCGACCAAGTGATAATTAGGGGAACACTGTCCGACATCGCCGAGAAGGTCAAGAGGGCTAGGATAACCAAGGACTCCGTGATAATAGTGGGTAAGGCCGCAGACCCGTCCATCCTGGACACGCCGGTAAGATCGAGCGTCTACGACCCAAGGCACACCCACAGCTTTAGACCAAAGCCTAAGATTAACAGCGTAGACACCGAGTAA
- a CDS encoding cobalt-factor II C(20)-methyltransferase, with product MGKELSNEVPKLYVIGLGPGDPGLITVMGAEVLRKVKLVFIPYSTSSNRSLAYTIVSKYIDPDTQVVFLGFPMIKEPSKEVLMGNARAICDGLRRYGSAAFVVLGDPSLYSTFYRIKPFIDCDYEPIIVPGVSSIMACAARAGVNLAVGDESIVILVGDDIEGLMRAMGFADTIIILKGNADMGRVASLLRNYGYSVTYARRCYMDGELIINEPSGELPRDYFSLVIARRIYK from the coding sequence GTGGGCAAAGAGCTTAGTAATGAAGTGCCTAAGCTATACGTCATTGGGTTGGGGCCTGGCGATCCAGGATTAATCACGGTCATGGGTGCCGAGGTACTTCGTAAAGTTAAGCTTGTGTTCATACCCTACTCCACCAGCAGCAATAGGAGTTTGGCGTACACCATAGTCAGTAAGTACATTGACCCAGACACCCAGGTGGTGTTCCTCGGTTTTCCCATGATTAAGGAACCAAGTAAGGAGGTATTAATGGGGAATGCCAGGGCCATATGCGATGGGTTACGTAGGTATGGTAGTGCGGCATTTGTGGTACTTGGTGACCCATCTCTATACAGTACCTTCTATAGGATTAAGCCATTCATTGACTGCGATTACGAACCCATAATTGTGCCTGGGGTCTCCTCAATAATGGCGTGCGCTGCCAGGGCCGGTGTTAATTTAGCGGTTGGTGATGAGTCGATAGTCATACTCGTGGGTGACGACATCGAGGGCTTAATGAGGGCTATGGGCTTTGCCGACACGATAATAATACTCAAGGGGAACGCGGACATGGGCAGGGTCGCCTCGCTACTTAGGAATTATGGGTATTCCGTGACCTACGCCAGGCGGTGCTATATGGATGGTGAGTTAATAATTAATGAACCAAGTGGTGAGTTGCCTAGGGACTACTTCTCACTAGTCATAGCTAGAAGGATTTATAAGTAG
- the cbiT gene encoding precorrin-6Y C5,15-methyltransferase (decarboxylating) subunit CbiT, whose translation MSNPLWRYVTPGIPDELFERVEGIPMTKEEVRALVISKLRLREDSRVLDIGSGTGSVTVEAALMARRGLVYAIDSDENAVELTRRNAIRFGVSDRVIVIHGEAPEALNQVPGEVDAAFVGGSGGKLRDIIVGVRGKLSVGGRLVIDAITLENASLALATMAELGFVNVEVTEVVIAKGLRTGVGTVMLSRNPIFIIAGEKNMCGRVSSVVSIKDAIKQR comes from the coding sequence ATGAGTAATCCCCTCTGGCGGTACGTAACCCCTGGAATACCTGACGAATTATTTGAACGTGTCGAGGGAATCCCAATGACTAAGGAGGAGGTTAGGGCGTTAGTGATTTCGAAGCTTAGGCTGAGGGAGGACTCGAGGGTGCTGGACATAGGTTCGGGAACAGGTTCAGTGACTGTGGAGGCTGCCTTAATGGCGAGGAGAGGCCTCGTTTACGCCATTGATAGTGATGAAAATGCCGTGGAACTCACGCGGAGGAACGCCATTAGGTTTGGTGTGAGTGATAGGGTCATTGTCATACATGGTGAGGCACCTGAGGCATTAAATCAAGTGCCTGGTGAGGTGGATGCCGCGTTCGTAGGTGGTAGTGGTGGTAAGTTGAGGGACATAATCGTGGGCGTGCGTGGTAAATTAAGCGTGGGCGGCCGCCTAGTAATTGATGCAATAACCCTGGAGAACGCATCGCTGGCCCTGGCGACCATGGCCGAGTTAGGCTTCGTGAACGTGGAGGTCACAGAAGTCGTTATAGCCAAGGGCCTGAGGACTGGCGTTGGCACCGTAATGCTCTCGAGAAACCCAATATTCATAATAGCTGGCGAGAAGAATATGTGTGGGCGGGTATCCTCGGTGGTAAGCATTAAGGATGCCATTAAGCAGCGGTGA